In one Oryza glaberrima chromosome 2, OglaRS2, whole genome shotgun sequence genomic region, the following are encoded:
- the LOC127762737 gene encoding uncharacterized protein LOC127762737, whose amino-acid sequence MPTITHYVLDPLLETGSATQSQKAASKPPPAPPLPQEKAAEKPIPVPVAPVRRAQTASATLYATPESTSLPDSPSSFPGTWSPYLINHKRRGPCLVKTLSQGDVGSDGSQQPMLSVTLPPLPKRSQSFEVQEPEFEFQQASNGVLEGDSGVVETLDWQNGMLQKGKGTVSGEYGHDQAEFEFQHGNPDATVRPVNVGRPANGGTPRKINNDAFFELQDSLSMASNSEAEDAGGHERWWKPSSPLGTSVGTPGAEFYDAFEEISSDGATRSSQCMDDDLREMRLSLLMEIERRKQAEEALENWQKEWKKLSDHLSLIALTLPPPSLAEDTDDSSMDPGAELCQQITVSQLVAAAIARGFARAEVETDMETKIAAKNFEIARLSDRVQYYEAANREMSQRNQEAIEMSRQQRNIRKKRQKWFWGSVGLAVTLGTAAIAWSYLPAAQPQASQDSNTNSD is encoded by the exons ATGCCGACCATCACGCACTACGTGCTGGACCCGTTACTGGAGACCGGGTCAGCTACACAGTCCCAGAAGGCTGCTTCCAAGCCGCCTCcagctcctccccttcctcaggAGAAGGCCGCCGAGAAGCCGATACCTGTGCCGGTGGCTCCTGTCAGGAGAGCGCAGACTGCGTCGGCGACACTGTACGCCACGCCTGAGAGCACATCACTGCCGGATTCGCCTTCGTCGTTCCCGGGAACCTGGTCACCGTACCTCATCAACCATAAAAGGAGGGGACCCTGCTTGGTGAAGACACTTTCCCAGGGGGATGTTGGTAGTGATGGTAGCCAGCAGCCCATGCTCTCTGTGACGCTGCCTCCTTTGCCGAAAAGAAGTCAATCCTTCGAGGTGCAGGAACCTGAGTTTGAGTTTCAGCAAGCAAGCAATGGTGTACTTGAAGGTGACAGTGGTGTGGTGGAGACCCTCGACTGGCAGAATGGAATGCTACAGAAGGGCAAGGGCACTGTTTCAGGCGAATATGGGCATGATCAGGCTGAGTTCGAGTTTCAGCATGGAAATCCTGATGCGACAGTGAGGCCTGTCAATGTTGGAAGGCCTGCCAATGGTGGAACACCAAGGAAAATCAACAATGATGCCTTCTTTGAGCTTCAGGATTCACTGAGCATGGCTAGTAACTCTGAGGCGGAGGATGCTGGTGGGCATGAGCGGTGGTGGAAGCCTAGTTCCCCTCTTGGGACATCTGTTGGCACACCTGGTGCAGAATTTTATGATGCATTCGAAG AAATATCCAGTGATGGTGCAACTCGATCTTCACAATGCATGGATGATGACCTTCGTGAAATGAGGTTGAGTCTGTTGATGGAAATTGAGAGAAGGAAGCAAGCTGAGGAAGCACTTGAGAACTGGCAAAAGGAGTGGAAGAAGCTGAGTGATCACCTATCACTTATTGCCTTGACACTTCCACCTCCAAGTTTAGCTGAGGACACTGATGATTCAAGCATGGATCCTGGAGCTGAGTTGTGCCAACAAATAACTGTTTCACAACTTGTGGCTGCTGCTATTGCACGGGGATTTGCTCGTGCAGAAGTTGAGACAGATATGGAAACTAAGATTGCAGCAAAGAACTTCGAGATTGCAAGGCTATCCGATAGGGTCCAGTACTATGAAGCTGCAAACAGGGAGATGTCTCAAAGAAACCAAGAGGCTATCG AGATGTCGAGGCAACAACGAAATATCCGAAAGAAGAGACAGAAGTGGTTCTGGGGCTCGGTTGGGCTTGCAGTTACCCTTGGCACAGCAGCCATTGCCTGGTCCTACCTACCTGCAGCGCAGCCCCAAGCCAGTCAAGACTCTAATACCAACAGCGATTAG